The Micropterus dolomieu isolate WLL.071019.BEF.003 ecotype Adirondacks linkage group LG20, ASM2129224v1, whole genome shotgun sequence genome has a segment encoding these proteins:
- the stk33 gene encoding serine/threonine-protein kinase 33 isoform X2 encodes MAQADVCWSGMSMVSPRTSRDTFERNVPLIRLEDDADLREIYEFGRKLGQGSFGVVYEATHIQTQTKWAIKEVCRPAAGSWKVKMLGHEINILKQVNHAHIIQLQEVYDTARTTYLVTELCVGGELKQLLQRKKFFTEDETRHIICSLADAVVYLHKRDIVHRDLKLENILVKNSPNEDDNSRINIKVTDFGLSVQTGGVGIENIMTEACGTLIYMAPEVMSGHGYSEWCDVWSIGVVMYMLLCGEPPFVSKTKANLLQEIMNKEVKFTQPIWATVSDAAKNLLTCLLKVDPAYRMSANQLRENPWITGDTNLPAIPPNVLEMMRHHLEQEERTRTPEESSSEDTLHPFTVPRATSTETDNNCRNYTKLSPERDSSVCTPATSTKPTKESGGSLQQDKCKNGSETPRLPHPTNTQSHAGVKPSTQLSAKQRRPRDKKDVSTGQKSGSDLSKVDDQKPSTCSKSRTGPRKPPSGSKTNNTSE; translated from the exons ATGGCACAAGCAGATGTTTGTTGGTCAGGCATGAGCATGGTGTCCCCGCGGACCAGCAGGGACACATTCGAGAGGAATGTGCCTTTAATACGCCTGGAAGATGATGCTGACCTCAGG GAAATATATGAATTTGGAAGGAAACTGGGTCAAGGCAGCTTTGGAGTTGTTTATGAGGCTACTCACATTCAGACACAGACAAAATGGGCTATTAAGGAGGTTTGCAGACCAGCG GCAGGAAGTTGGAAAGTCAAGATGCTGGGGCATGAAATAAACATTCTCAAACAAGTGAATCATGCGCACATAATACAACTCCAGGAAGTGTACGACACGGCTAGG ACGACTTATTTGGTTACTGAGCTGTGTGTTGGAGGTGAACtgaagcagctgctgcagcGGAAAAAGTTCTTTACAGAGGACGAGACAAGGCATATCATCTGTAGCTTAGCTGACGCCGTTGTCTACCTTCACAAAAGAG ACATAGTGCACCGGGACTTGAAACTGGAGAACATTCTTGTGAAAAATTCTCCCAATGAGGATGATAATAGCAGGATCAATATCAAG GTGACAGACTTTGGATTATCGGTGCAGACAGGTGGTGTAGGGATTGAGAACATAATGACGGAGGCCTGTGGGACTCTTATCTATATGG CACCTGAAGTGATGAGCGGTCATGGTTACAGCGAGTGGTGTGATGTGTGGAGCATAGGAGTCGTTATGTATATGTT GCTGTGTGGGGAGCCTCCATTTGTGTCCAAAACAAAGGCAAACCTACTTCAGGAGATTATGAACAAAGAAGTCAAATTTACTCAACCAATCTGGGccacagtcagtgatgcag CAAAAAATCTATTGACTTGCCTTCTGAAGGTGGACCCTGCATACCGCATGTCTGCTAATCAGCTACGAGAAAACCCCTGGATTACA GGTGACACTAATTTGCCTGCTATACCGCCCAATGTGTTGGAGATGATGCGTCACCACCTGGAACAGGAAGAGA ggaCACGGACTCCGGAGGAGTCCTCTTCTGAGGACACACTGCACCCATTCACGGTCCCTAGGGCAACTTCAACAGAAACCGACAACAACTGTAGGAACTACACTAAGCTCAGCCCTGAGAGAGACAGCAGCGTCTGCACACCTGCCACGTCCACCAAGCcg ACTAAAGAGAGTGGTGGCAGCCTCCAGCAGGACAAGTGCAAAAATGGCTCTGAAACCCCAAGACTGCCTCATCCGACCAACACACAG TCTCATGCTGGTGTGAAACCCTCCACACAGCTGAGTGCAAAGCAGCGCAGGCCTCGGGACAAGAAGGACGTCAGTACTGGACAGAAATCAGGCTCAGACCTCAGTAAGGTGGATGACCAGAAACCTTCTACCTGCAGTAAAAGTAGGACTGGCCCCCGCAAACCACCATCCGGCTCTAAGACTAATAACacttcagaataa
- the stk33 gene encoding serine/threonine-protein kinase 33 isoform X1, producing MAQADVCWSGMSMVSPRTSRDTFERNVPLIRLEDDADLREIYEFGRKLGQGSFGVVYEATHIQTQTKWAIKEVCRPAAGSWKVKMLGHEINILKQVNHAHIIQLQEVYDTARTTYLVTELCVGGELKQLLQRKKFFTEDETRHIICSLADAVVYLHKRDIVHRDLKLENILVKNSPNEDDNSRINIKFTFSKRESTVPLNKLPAETQHVVCIDNEPAEAHTRATVTDFGLSVQTGGVGIENIMTEACGTLIYMAPEVMSGHGYSEWCDVWSIGVVMYMLLCGEPPFVSKTKANLLQEIMNKEVKFTQPIWATVSDAAKNLLTCLLKVDPAYRMSANQLRENPWITGDTNLPAIPPNVLEMMRHHLEQEERTRTPEESSSEDTLHPFTVPRATSTETDNNCRNYTKLSPERDSSVCTPATSTKPTKESGGSLQQDKCKNGSETPRLPHPTNTQSHAGVKPSTQLSAKQRRPRDKKDVSTGQKSGSDLSKVDDQKPSTCSKSRTGPRKPPSGSKTNNTSE from the exons ATGGCACAAGCAGATGTTTGTTGGTCAGGCATGAGCATGGTGTCCCCGCGGACCAGCAGGGACACATTCGAGAGGAATGTGCCTTTAATACGCCTGGAAGATGATGCTGACCTCAGG GAAATATATGAATTTGGAAGGAAACTGGGTCAAGGCAGCTTTGGAGTTGTTTATGAGGCTACTCACATTCAGACACAGACAAAATGGGCTATTAAGGAGGTTTGCAGACCAGCG GCAGGAAGTTGGAAAGTCAAGATGCTGGGGCATGAAATAAACATTCTCAAACAAGTGAATCATGCGCACATAATACAACTCCAGGAAGTGTACGACACGGCTAGG ACGACTTATTTGGTTACTGAGCTGTGTGTTGGAGGTGAACtgaagcagctgctgcagcGGAAAAAGTTCTTTACAGAGGACGAGACAAGGCATATCATCTGTAGCTTAGCTGACGCCGTTGTCTACCTTCACAAAAGAG ACATAGTGCACCGGGACTTGAAACTGGAGAACATTCTTGTGAAAAATTCTCCCAATGAGGATGATAATAGCAGGATCAATATCAAG TTCACCTTTTCAAAGAGAGAATCAACTGTACCTTTAAACAAATTACCAGCTGAGACACAGCATGTTGTGTGCATTGACAACGAGCCAGCCGAAGCACATACCAGAGCAACT GTGACAGACTTTGGATTATCGGTGCAGACAGGTGGTGTAGGGATTGAGAACATAATGACGGAGGCCTGTGGGACTCTTATCTATATGG CACCTGAAGTGATGAGCGGTCATGGTTACAGCGAGTGGTGTGATGTGTGGAGCATAGGAGTCGTTATGTATATGTT GCTGTGTGGGGAGCCTCCATTTGTGTCCAAAACAAAGGCAAACCTACTTCAGGAGATTATGAACAAAGAAGTCAAATTTACTCAACCAATCTGGGccacagtcagtgatgcag CAAAAAATCTATTGACTTGCCTTCTGAAGGTGGACCCTGCATACCGCATGTCTGCTAATCAGCTACGAGAAAACCCCTGGATTACA GGTGACACTAATTTGCCTGCTATACCGCCCAATGTGTTGGAGATGATGCGTCACCACCTGGAACAGGAAGAGA ggaCACGGACTCCGGAGGAGTCCTCTTCTGAGGACACACTGCACCCATTCACGGTCCCTAGGGCAACTTCAACAGAAACCGACAACAACTGTAGGAACTACACTAAGCTCAGCCCTGAGAGAGACAGCAGCGTCTGCACACCTGCCACGTCCACCAAGCcg ACTAAAGAGAGTGGTGGCAGCCTCCAGCAGGACAAGTGCAAAAATGGCTCTGAAACCCCAAGACTGCCTCATCCGACCAACACACAG TCTCATGCTGGTGTGAAACCCTCCACACAGCTGAGTGCAAAGCAGCGCAGGCCTCGGGACAAGAAGGACGTCAGTACTGGACAGAAATCAGGCTCAGACCTCAGTAAGGTGGATGACCAGAAACCTTCTACCTGCAGTAAAAGTAGGACTGGCCCCCGCAAACCACCATCCGGCTCTAAGACTAATAACacttcagaataa